GATGCCTCGACGAGATCTCGCACCGTCACCGCGTCCTCGACGTCCTTTCGCCAGGGTGTGAACGTGTCCTCGATCTGCTCGGGCGGCGTCGGGAGGTCGTCGGGATGGTAGAGCGTGTGCGTCCACCGCGTCTCGAAGCCCGTCTCTTCGGGGAGTGCCGCCCGGACGGCACGCTCGACCTCGCGTTCCTCAGTGGCAGGCGTCGTCTGAGCGAAGACAGCGTCAGCGTCGGTAGTCGTTGCGAGCTCGGAGAGGACCCGTTCGGGCTGTCCCTCCCTGACGAACAGATCCCCATCGCGCTCTCGAAGCGAGGATCGAAGGTCACGAACGCTTTCGAGTCGGAACTGAGCGCGACGGGAGCCGATCTTCTGAGTTCCGTACCGAGTTTCGCCGCGCCGTCGCGGATCGAAGACGTAGACGGGGACGATGGCATCGAAGCCAGCGACGGCGTCAGCCAGCGTCGGGTTGTCGGTCACGCGGAGGTCGTCACGAAACCAGACGACGGCTGTGTCCATGGTAGCCACAGGGGCCAGAGTGACAAGAGCGCCAGGCCGCCGACAACGCGCGGGCCGTTGTCCCGCGTTCGCGGGAGCTTATGACTGCGGCCCTACTCCGCTCTCACAATGACTGTCGCCGACATCTTCAACGAGATTCCCTTCGCCAAGCACCTCGGGATCGAGATTACCGAAGCAGCCGACGGTCACGCCGAGGGCCGCCTCGAACTCGAAGCCGAGCACTCCTCGAACCCCGCACGGATGATCGGCCACGGTGGCGTCACCTACTCGCTGGCGGACACCGTCGGCGGAGCCGCTGTCGTCTCACTCACCGAAGACGTCGCGCCGACGATCGACATGCGGATGGACTACCTCGCGCCCGTCACCCAGGACATCCACGCCGTGGCCGACGTCGTCCGGGACGGCGGAAACATGGCCGTCGTCGAGGTCGAGGTCTACGACACCGACGAGACACACGTCGCGACCGCGCACGGCGTCTACAAGACCAGCGGGCAGGGCGGCGAGAACCCCTGGCGGGCCGAGGACGACCCACGCGAGGGCGCCGACTAGCCCTGTTCTACGTTCTGACAGAACGCCATCCCTTCTCGAACCGCCTCGGTCCGGCCGATCAACGTGACTTTGTCACCTTCGGAGATCGTGTAGTCGGCACTCGGGACGAAGGTGTCGCCGTCGGTGCTGACTAACACGATCAGGCACGTATCAGGCAACTGTGGACCCAGTTCGCGAACGGACTCGCCGACGATATCGGGATTGGTCACCTCGACCTCCTGAACGTCGCCGACCCGACTGTCGTCCGTCATCCAGTGTGCGAGTGCGGGCCGCTCGATCTGGTTGTCGATCGCCCAGGCGGTCGCCATCGACGAGGAGATCGTCCGGACGCCCAGGTCCTCGAAGGCCTCGACGTTGTCGGGGTTGTTCGCTCGCGCGATTACGTTCTCGACATCGAACTTCGTCGCCGACAGCTGTGCGACCAGCAGGTTCGCGTCGTCGTCACCGGTCGCGGCGACGACGACCTTGGCGTTGGCCGCGCCCGCCGAGCGTAACACGTCGGTGTCGGTTCCGTCGCCGACCTCGACGGTGTAGCCCGCCTTGCGGGCCTGTTCGACCGCGACGTCGTCCTCCTCGATTATCACGATATTCTCCCCGCGCTCTTCCAGCCGTGCAGCGAGCGAACGACCGACCCGCCCGCCGCCGACGATGATGACTCGCATTGGTATCACATCCAGGTATTCCGCGATGTACCGCGCCAGACCACCCTCGAAGACGGCCGTCACGAGGATGACCAGAAAGACCGTTCCCAGGAGGATGTTCGCCTCCTGGACAGACCCCTGGGCCTGTAACTGCACCGCAAAGAGCGTCGCCACCGACGCCGGGATGATCCCCCGCGGCCCGACGAAACTCACGAACACCTTCTCACCGGTCGTGAACCGATCGCCGTACATCGAGAGAAACACCAGCGCCGGCCGGATCACAAGCGCGACCGCCAGCACGACCAGGAAGCCAGGGATCCCGACCTCGGCGAGGGCCTCGATCTCCAGCAGCGCCGCGAGCGCGATGAACACGAACGACAGCACGAGCAGCGTGATATCCCCCTTGAAATCGATGATGTCCTCCTCGTATGGGATGTCGGCGTTCCCGAGCAGGAACCCGGAGGTGGCGGCCGCGGCGACGCCGGCTTCGCCGGCCAGGAAGTTCGCGCCGGCGTACGACACCAGCGCCCCGGCCAGAACGAGCACCCGGGCGTTCCGCGGCGCGTCGCCCGGCGAGAGGTCGATGTACTGCAGCACGTAGTAGACGACGGCGGCGACGACGATGCCGACGAGCAACCCCTGTCCGAACCGGGAGACAATCTCGCGGAACAACTCGCTCGTCGAATCGTGCCGGATGACGATCACCTTGAACACCGCGACGGCGATGATCGCCGCGGTCACGTCGTTGACGATCCCCTCCGTCTCGAGGGCGGCGGCCACGCGGTCCCGGACGGGAACGACGTGGAGGATCGGCGTGATGACCGTCGGCCCGGTCGCGACCAGCAGGGCCCCGATCAGAAACGACAGCCCCCAGCCGGCGGCCGGGAACGCGAAGTTGACGACGACAGCGGTCCCGACCAGAGCGATGGCCGCGCCGAGCGTGACCAGCCGGAAGGTCGCTGCCGGTGCCTCGCGGATGCGCTCGATCTGGAGGTGGAACGCCCCCTCGAAGACGATGATCGCGACGGCGAGGCCGACGATCGCCGACAGCGTCGTCGCGCCGCCGAACGTCGACAGCGAGAGGATCGGGTCCCCCAAGAGGAGTTCGGAGACCGGCCCGAGCGCCAGTCCGGCGGCGATGTAGAAGATGATACTCGGGAGCTGCAGCCGGGCGGCCAGGAGCTGTGCGAGGACCCCCAGCGCGAAGATCATCGCGACGAGTGCGATCAGCGTCGCCGTCCCGGCACTCATCGAGTCTCCTCCATGTGTCTCCCCGTTCGGCCGATTCATATATAAGAAGGGTGATCACCGTGCCGCGATCGCGTACCACACCCGACCGCAGGAGCAACTCGAAATCTATTTTCCCCGGGCGCGTGTCAGTTCACACGGAATGTTCGTTCTCGTCAACCTCAAGACCTACCCGTGTGACCCGATCGACGTCGCGGCCGCAGCCGCCGACGTCGCCGACGACAGCGGCGTCCGCGTCGGCGTCGCCCCGCAGGCCACCCACATCGAAGCCGTCGCCCAGACGGGCGTCGAGACCTGGGCCCAGCACGTCGACCCGATCGACTACGGCTCCAACACCGGCCACACGCTCGCCGAGACCGTCGCGGAGGCCGGCGCGGAGGGGACGCTCATCAACCACTCCGAGCACCGCCTGAAACTCGCGGACATCGACGCCTCCGTCCAGGCCGCCGAGCGTGCAGGACTGGAGACCTGCGTCTGTGCGAATAACCCCGCCCAGATCGGTGCCGCCGCCGCGCTCGGCCCGGACTCCGTGGCCGTCGAACCGCCGGAACTCATCGGCGGCGACGTCTCGGTCGCCAGCGCCGACCCCGACATCGTCACCGACGCCGTCGACGCCGCCGCGAACGTCGACGAGAGCGTCGATGTCTTCTGTGGCGCGGGCATCTCGACCGGCGACGACGTCGCGGCCGCCGAAGACCTGGGTGCGACAGGCGTGCTCCTGGCGAGCGGCGTCGCCAAGGCCGACGATCCGCGTGCGGTCCTCGAAGATCTCGTCGACCCGGTCGCCTGATCGGCCACGCCGCGGTTTTTCTCGCTGCGAAAAGACTGTCCCATGGTTAAGTGTATCAACCACATAGTTGGAGGTGGAACCTCGATCCGTGGGGTTCCCGACGGGAACGACCGTCGAGAACGTCCGGGACTCCAGTGGCTGCCGGGACGCAGTCACTGATTGGCATCGCCATCGAACCGCGCGGAATAGCCGGCGTGGGTGGCCACCACGCTGGCGCTTCTCGGTGCGGACACCCCAGGGGCACGTTGGGACGGCACCCTGCCTTCGTTTTCATAGTGGTTCCTGTAGCGATTTACCGGTCCGATCGCACCGCTCCGTGCGATCGATCCGGAACAGACCTACAGCAACCACTATCAGTCTCGAAGTGGCGACGTCGACAGAAACTGTAACGGGCCTGCTCGCCTAACCATCGACTATGCCGAGCCGTGGGCGACTGCCCGGGACCGACCGCCGCCCCGACCAGCTCGTCTGTCACCTCGATATGGACTGCTTTTACGCCGCCTGCGAGCGACTTCGAGAGCCCGAACTCGAAGGCGAACCCCTCGTCGTCGGGATGGGCTACGAAGACGGCGAGACGGTCGGCGCAGTCGCGACCGCGAGCTACGAGGCCCGCGAATACGGCGTCGAGAGCGCGATGGCCATCTCCGAGGCGCTGGAGTTGTTACCGCGACGGGCAACCGCCGACAGCCCCGAAGACACCGGCTACTACCGCCCCGTGGACATGGGCTACTACGAGTCGATCAGCGAGCAGGTCAAGGCGATCCTGCAAGACAGTGCCGACGTCGTCCGCGAGGTCAGCATCGACGAGGCCTACCTCGACGTCACCGAACAGGTCGACTGGGACGGCGTCGAGGACTTCGCGAGCGACCTCAAGGATCGGATCGAGCGCGAGGTCGGCGTCGTCGCCAGCGTCGGGGTCGCGCCGACGATGTCGGCCGCGAAGATCGCCAGCGACGCCGACAAGCCCGACGGCCTGGTCGTGATCGAACCCGGCGAAGTACAGGACTTTCTCGCGCCGATGGACGTCGAAGCCGTCCACAACGTCGGCCCAGTCACCGCCCGGGAACTCCGAGAGATGGACATCGAGACCGCGGGCGACCTCGCGAGTGACGACCCCGATCGGCTCGCGGATCGCTTCGGCGAGCGCGGCCTGGAGATCTATCGATTCGCCCGCGGCGAGGACGCCCGCGAGGTCACACCACGCGACGACCCCAAGAGTTTCTCGCGGGAGTCGGCGTTCTCGGAGACGGTCGAAGACCACGAGCGCGTCCGCGAGCGGGTTCGGACGCTCGCCGAGGCGGTCGCGAAACGGGCGACTCGGGAGAACGCGCTCTATCAGACGGTGGGAATCAAGATCGTGACGCCACCGTACGACGTGAACACGCGCGCCCGGTCGCTGTCGGGTCCCGTCGACGATCCCGACCTCGTCGAGGCCATCGCGATGGATCTGCTGGACGAGTTTACGGAGGCGAGAGTCCGCAAGGTCGGCGTCCGCGTCTCGAAGCTCTCGTTCACCGACCGCCAGCAGGTCAGCCTCGACGGCTTCGGCGGTGATGGTGACAGTAGCGACGCGCAAATCGACGACGGAGAGTCGGCAACCGACCGGCGGCGCGGGCAGACCTCGCTGACGGATTTCGAGTGAGCTGCGAATGGTCGGCGTCGAGAATCTACCGCTGCTCGACGGGCGTCCACGTCCGGCCACGCTCGCCGACGTACTTCGATTCGGGTCGGATGAGGCGGTTATCTTCGAGTTGTTCGAGACAGTGGGCCATCCACCCGCCGACGCGGGCGACGCCGAAAGTCGCCGTGAAGAGGTCACGCGGGACGCCGACGCCGTGCAGCAGTGCCGCGGTGTAGAACTCGACGTTGGTCTCCAGTCGCCGCCCGGGCTTGTGCTCGTCCAGCAGGTCGACCGCGACATCCTCGAACTCGACGACGGTCTCGAAGAAGTCGCTGTCGCCGCCGTCGGCGTAGAACTGCTCGGCCGCCGCCGAGAGGACGGCCGCCCGGGGGTCACGAACTCGATAGACGCGGTGGCCGAATCCCATCAGTCGCTCGCCGGCGTCGAGTTTCTCGCGGACGAATCCCTCGGGGTCGCCCGAGTCGTGGACGGCCTGCAGCATGTCCAGTACGGGACCGGGCGCGCCGCCGTGGAGCGGTCCTTTCAGGGTTCCGACGGCTGCGGTGGCCGCCGAGACGACGTCCGATTCGGTCGAGACGACGACCCTCGCGGTAAAGGTCGAGGCGTTGAGACCGTGGTCGACGACGGTGTTGAGGTAGGTTTCGAGGCCGCGGACAGCAGCCTCGGCCGGGCGCTCACCGGTCAGCATGTAGAGGTAGTTGGCGGCGTGGCCCAGATCCGGATCGGGCGCGACCGGCTCGTTGCCCTGGCGATATCGCCAGTAGGCCGCGACGATCGTGGGGAACGCGGCAATCACGCGCTTGGCGTCTTCGTCGGGCTCGCCATCTTCGTGGCCGAGGTTCGCCGCGGCCGCGCCCATCCGGAGGGCGTCCATGGCGGGCTTTTCCTCCTCGGCGGCCCGCTGAAGGACTGCGTGGACCGCCGGCCCGATCGATCGCTGCTCTGCGAGATCGGTCCGGAAGGCCGCTAGCTCTTCGCTATCGGGTACCTGGTCGTGAAAGAGCAGATAGAGCGTCTCCTCGTAGGTCGCGTTGGTCGCCAGCTCCGGCAGTTCGAACCCGCCGATGATCAGTTCGCCCGTCTCACCGTCGATCGAACTCAGTCGCGTCGCCGCCACGGGAACTCCTTCGAGGCCCCGGTTGATGTCATCGCCAGCCATGCTGGTCATTATAGCGGGGCTGGTTTATGTTTCCCGGGATCGCGTCACGATGTCACACGCCAGCCGGCTCGACACACCCGAGTCAATCCAGCCCGTTTTCGAGGTTCTCCAGCAGTTTCCCGACGAACAGGCCGGTTCGCGGCGAAATCGCGTCGGGATCGTCCGTCTCGATGTCGACGGGGTGGGCCGACAGCGTCTGGACGAAGCGCTCTGAGTGTGTCATCGTCTGGAGCATGTCCACGACGTCGACGGTCAGGCCCTCGTCGGAGGTGTCCATCTCCGGGTGGCGCTGTTTCTCGGCCTCCGTATAACGGATCGTCCAGGCCGGGCCGCCGACCGTTTCGACGATCTCCGCGACCGAGCCGATCGCGATTCGGTCGTCCTCGCGGCCGACGTAGACCCAGCCGTCCTCGACGATCGTTGGATAGCGCGTCATGTCCTCCCGTCCGTGTCAGGTGTTCGCACTCGGCGTATAAATCGCTTCACCCGTCGAGACGCGTTACCTGCCGAAGAGCCGCCGCCAGAGGCTCCGCCGCGTCGCGCGCTCGGCGATGACGACCGAAGACTCGACGTCGTCGAGAATGTCCATGTGCAGCGTGTTCCGGACCAGTCGCGCGAGCAGGCCGCGCTCGCTCGCCCCGAGAAAGACCATCGTGTGCGCCGCGGCTTCGCGCTCGATCGCCGCCTCGACGTCGCCGGAATCGTCGACGACGATCTCGGCGTCTTCGAGGCCGTGGTCGGCCGCCCAGTCGGACAGGAACTGCTCGCCGTCTTCGATCTCCGCCGGGTCGTCGACGACGTACAGCAGGGTCACCTCGGTTTCCTCGACCGACTGCAGTGCGGCGACGACCTCCGCACTCAGGTCCGAGTTTGGCCCGCCGACGGTCGGCAACAGGATTTGCGAGCTATCCATCCCCTCGTCGTCGACGACCAGGAAGTCACACGGCAGACTGTTGGTCAGCTCTTCGAGCGGCTGTTCGGCTCGGGCGGCGTCCCACAGCCGATCTTCGCCCCAGCCCATCACGACCAGATCGGCCTCGTCGCGGCCGGCGACGGTGAAGAGTTCCTCGAACGAGCGATGAGAGACGACCGTCGACGTCTCGACGTCGACCTCGTAGTCGTCGGTGACGCTGCAGACGTCTGCCATGAGTCGGTCGGACTCCTCGACGATCCGCCGCCGTCCGGCGGAGTCGTATCCCTGGTGAGGTGTCTGTACGATGTGGACCGCGTGGACGGTCGCGTCCTCGTGGGCGCTGGCGATGGCGCTGGCGAATTTCACGAGCGGCTGTTCTGTCCGTGGATTGGCGATCGGAACCAGGATTCGATAGCCAGTCGACTCCTCGCGCGTATGCTTGGCAGCGGTGTCGATCACCGGGACGTAGCGACGGCCACCGAAGAGGCCGCCGAACAGCCACTCTTTCGGCGAGAGGCGCCGGTACGCGCCCTCGAAACGAGCGGACTCCAGGCGGTATTCACTCGTCTGGAAGTAGTTGACTGCCGTCACCAGCACGACGCCGCCGACGGTATTGCCAGCCAGGACGGGGATGACGAACTCGGTCATCCCGATCCACAGCGTCACGCCCTCGGCCCCGACGAACACCAGATACAGCATCTCGGTGAACGAGACGACCACGTGGAAGAGGCCGCCGATCGGGATCGACAGGAACGCGAGATAAACCACGACGAGCCGTGAGATCGTGTCCTGTGAGGCGTAGTTGACCCAGACGACACCCGCGACGATCAGCCCCGCAAACGCCGCTTTCGTGAACAGCGCGACGGGATCCGCGTCGATCCCCTTCTGTGCGATCGACAGCGCTGCCGTCGACGCGTCAGCGGAGAGCACGTTCCCGTAGGCCAGCGCGGCCGCGCCGAGCGCGCCGCCCGTGAAGTTCCCAGCCAGCACGACGGCCCAGTTCCGGAGCAGAGCCGGAATACTGGCCAGTCGTTCGAGGGTGAGCGCCACCGGGGGCAGGGTGTTCTCGGTGTAGAGCTGATAGCCGCCGATGATGATGTAGATGAATCCCAGCGGGTACAGCATCGCGCTGAGGACCGGATCGGCGTCGGTCGAGGCCGTCAGCGAGACGTACAGCAGAAAGGTGATCGTGATCGCGAACCCGGCGGCGAGCCCGCTGAAATAGAGTTCGCGACTGCCCGAGGTGATCTCCTCGTCGGCCGCCGCGATGATCCGCTGGAACACCTCGTCGCTGGAGAATCGATCGCGAATGACTCGACCCGCCGCAGGTGCGCCGCTGCGGGATCGTTCGACCGCCTCGCGTACCTCCTCTTCACCGTTGGGATCCCTGTCGGCCATCTATCGACGTGCTCCGGGCGAAGCGACTAAGGCCTTTCCACCTCCGGCGGTCGAGTACCGTCTCGAACGACTGTCGAATCCTCGAAACGTGTCTGACTGAGAGTTATGAACGCCGGGGACAGTCACTCTAGCAACATGAGTGACGAGCGGACGATCACGGTCGCGGAAGTGAGCGACGGGCCCGGCGGGCAGGGCGAACCGGGGACCGACGTCTCGCTGCCAGTCGTCGAGTTGCTGACGGGCCGGGGGTTCGTCACCGGCAAGTCCGGGTCGGGGAAGTCCAACACCGCCTCGGTCATCGCCGAGAATCTACTGGACAGTGGCTACGGCCTCCTCGTGGTGGACATTGACGGCGAGTATTACGGTCTCAAAGAGGAGTACGAGATTCTCCACGTCGGCGCCGACGAGGAGTGTGACATCCAGGTCACGACCGAACACGCCGAGAAGATCGCCTCCCTGGCGCTAGAACAGAACGTCCCCATCATCCTCGACATCTCCTCGTTTCTGGACGACGAGGAAGCCGAGGCCCTCCTGACGGCAGTCTCCAAACAGCTGTTCGCGAAGGCCAAGAAGCTCAAACAGCCCTTCCTCATGCTGGTCGAGGAAGTCCACGAGTGGATCCCCGAGAACGGTTCCGTGGGCGAGGTCGGGAAGATGCTGATCAAGATCGGCAAGCGCGGCCGCAAGCACGGCCTGGGAATCGTCGGCATCTCCCAGCGCCCCGCGGACGTCAAGAAAGACTACATCACCCAGTGCGACTGGCTCGTCTGGCACCGACTGACCTGGAACAACGACACCAAGGTCGTTCGGCGGGTGCTCGACGGCGAGTACGCGAGCGCTGTCGAGGATCTGAACGACGGCGAGGCGTTCATGATGACCGACTGGTCCGAGAGCGTCAGGCGGGTCCAGTTCCACCGCAAGCAGACCTTCGACGCCGGCGCGACTCCCGGGCTGGACGACTTCGAGCGACCTGAACTCAAGTCGGTCAGCGACGACCTCGTCTCGGAGTTGCAGTCGATCAGCGAGGAGGAGGCCCAGCGCGAGAGCACCATCGAGGAACTCCGCGAGGAACTGGACAGGAAGAACTCTCGAATCGCCGAACTGGAGACGGAGTTGCAGGACGCACGGGACCTGAGCCGAATGGCAGACCAGTTCGTCGACGCGATGCTCGACCAGGTCGAGGGCGCAAGTCCGGGTCGTACCGAGACTGAACGGATGCGCGCTCGACGACAGCGCCGTGAGGGGCAGGCTCTCGAAGGGCCGACGCCAGAGGCCGAGACGTTGCCCCCGGCCGAGGAGAAGGCAGCGGCGGCCGACGGGCCCGGCGAAGACGGCGACTTCGGAGCGATGGACGAATCGGCGGACGAGAGCGACGGCTTCGCGGCGATGGACGGCGACGCGATGGCCGAGGCTGCCGACGCCTTCGCGGCCGCGATGGACGAAGACGACGAGCAGGACGAGAGTGCGGACGACAACGAGCAGGACGAGAGTGCGGACGCCGACGACGCCGGCGGATTCCCTTCCTTCGAGGAGCCCGAGGACATGCCCCGACTCGACGGAGCGCCCGAAGCCGAACTGGACTTTTCGGAGGCCGACCTCCCGGAGTTCGGGTTCAAGACGCCGGACGAAAGCCCTGAGGCCTCGTCGGACCGCCACGCGACGAACGGCCACGCGACGAACGACGCGGCCGGCGGAGCGACCGCGAGCGCAGTCTCGGCAGCGCCAGATGGGAGCGACGACGACGCCATCGCCGCGGCGGTCAGCGCCGTCGACGGCGAGGAGACGCCGACCGTCCAGCGGCCGACGCCAGCCGCAGTCGGCTCGATCCGAGCGGAGATTCGTGGACTCGACGAGAAGACCCGCCGAATGCTGGCCTACTACGACGAGCAAGGGCCGGCGACCCCGCTCGACGCGCACTTCGTCGCCGGCGGCACGGGTGATCGGACCAACGCCTACGCGCACAATCGAACGCTGCGGACGGCAGGATTGATCGAACACGTGGGTCGGGGTAACTACGACGTCTGCGTCCGCGAGCGACTCGACGAGGCGACCGACGGGCGACTCGACGAACAGGAACTCGACGCTTTCAGCGCACGACTGACCGCGGAGTTCGGCCGCGGCGAGTAGCCTCGGGGAGTCCGACGCTTAGCTTCCGGGGAGGATGTCCCCGAGCGCGGCCCCGACGGACATTGGGACGAACGCGACGACGACGTTTGCGAGTGCAAGCGCCGGATCGGCCCAGTCGACGCGGCCCCAGGCAGTCAGCATGACGGTCGCCATCAGCAACGAGAGAACGAGGACGCTGGCCAGTCGTCGCGGAACGATCCCGAAGAGCCGGTTTTTGACCCGAACGTCCTGGATCTCGGCGACGTAGAGCACGCCAGTGGTGAGTGCCACTGCGAAGACTGCCGTCCCTGCGAGCAGCAAGGGGCGGTCGACCAGAAATTCGCCGATCTCCTGGGTACCGCCCTCGACTGCCATCGGAACACCAAACAGGAATGCACCGAGCAACGCTTCTGCGGCGTCGGCCCGGTCGAACCCCCAGATGACACGGCCGAACGCGGCGTCCGAGCCCTGAGCCTCCGTGGCCACTCGCATCGCTTCCTCGACTTTCTCGCGCTCCTCGTCGGTATCGACCGTCTCTGCCAGCTCTTCGAGTTGATCGAAGATATCACCGATATCCGGCTCTTCGTCGTCGAGATCCGCAGGTGGAGCGGCGCTACTCATCAGTCAGATTCGTCGGCTGGTCGTCGTTCCATTCGTAGAATCCGTCGCCCGAGACCCGGCCGAGTCGGCCGTCTTCGACCCGTTCGACGAGGGTTGCAGGCGGCTCGAAGCGTGGCCCGAGATCACTCGCCAATCGTTCGAGTGCCGCCAGAACCGTGTCCAGCCCCTGTCGATCGGCCAGTTCGAGCGGGCCGATGTCCGCACCACCGGAGAGAGTCATCGTCCGGTCGATCGTCGCCGGATCGGCCACGCCCTGGTCGTAGGTCCGGATCGCCTCGACCTGCTGGGCGAGTCGGAGCCGGTCGGCGACGAATCCCGGGCCGTCGTGGACCCGGAGCGGTTGCCAGCCCAGTCGCTCGACGAAAGACTCGGCGGCCGCAACTCGCTGCTCGCTCGCCCCCTCGGGAACGACGACCTCGATCGGACCGTCCCAGCCGACCGGCACAGTCGAATGCAGCCCGACGAGTCGATCGGGTTCGCGCAACGCCACTGCCAGGCTGGTCACGGCCGTCGACTCGACGGTCACGAGAAGCTGTGTCTCGCCTGGGGCAGCGTCCTCGACGTCAGCGAGTCGTTCGCGCGTGGGCTCGACCGCGTCCGTCCGCGTCTCGACGACGACGTCCGCGTCCCCGACAGCGCCCGTGAGATCGGTCGTTCCGTCGGCGTCGGGGCTGGACAGCGAGTCGACGGCGTCCAGCACGGCGTTGGCGTCCTCGCCACAGAGGGTGACCGACGAGCCGCTGTCGGCACAGGCTCGGGCGAGTGCGCGGCCGACTGGTCCCACGCCCAGAATCACCACGTGCATGGACGACAGCGAGGGCGCGTGGCCGGATAAGCGTTCCCTCCCGACCGCCAGCGAGAATTTTCAGCGATACTGTCGAGGCAAACTTTATTACTGCCGTAAATCTCTAGGGAAAGACAATGGTACGTTCCAGTCGGCAGCGAGAGCGAGAGCGAGTGGGCACCGACGAGAACACTGAGGAAACCGAGCAGGACGAGAAGGAGGCCTGTCCGGAGTGTGAGTCGACGTCGCTGGTCGCGAGCGCAGACGGCGGTGAGCTGGTCTGCGACGACTGTGGGCTCGTCATCGAAGAGGGAACCATCGACCGCGGGCCCGAGTGGCGCGCGTTCGACCACAGCGAGCGCCAGCAGAAGTCCCGCGTGGGCGCACCCAC
The Halapricum salinum genome window above contains:
- a CDS encoding helicase HerA domain-containing protein — protein: MSDERTITVAEVSDGPGGQGEPGTDVSLPVVELLTGRGFVTGKSGSGKSNTASVIAENLLDSGYGLLVVDIDGEYYGLKEEYEILHVGADEECDIQVTTEHAEKIASLALEQNVPIILDISSFLDDEEAEALLTAVSKQLFAKAKKLKQPFLMLVEEVHEWIPENGSVGEVGKMLIKIGKRGRKHGLGIVGISQRPADVKKDYITQCDWLVWHRLTWNNDTKVVRRVLDGEYASAVEDLNDGEAFMMTDWSESVRRVQFHRKQTFDAGATPGLDDFERPELKSVSDDLVSELQSISEEEAQRESTIEELREELDRKNSRIAELETELQDARDLSRMADQFVDAMLDQVEGASPGRTETERMRARRQRREGQALEGPTPEAETLPPAEEKAAAADGPGEDGDFGAMDESADESDGFAAMDGDAMAEAADAFAAAMDEDDEQDESADDNEQDESADADDAGGFPSFEEPEDMPRLDGAPEAELDFSEADLPEFGFKTPDESPEASSDRHATNGHATNDAAGGATASAVSAAPDGSDDDAIAAAVSAVDGEETPTVQRPTPAAVGSIRAEIRGLDEKTRRMLAYYDEQGPATPLDAHFVAGGTGDRTNAYAHNRTLRTAGLIEHVGRGNYDVCVRERLDEATDGRLDEQELDAFSARLTAEFGRGE
- a CDS encoding DUF2391 family protein, producing the protein MSSAAPPADLDDEEPDIGDIFDQLEELAETVDTDEEREKVEEAMRVATEAQGSDAAFGRVIWGFDRADAAEALLGAFLFGVPMAVEGGTQEIGEFLVDRPLLLAGTAVFAVALTTGVLYVAEIQDVRVKNRLFGIVPRRLASVLVLSLLMATVMLTAWGRVDWADPALALANVVVAFVPMSVGAALGDILPGS
- a CDS encoding 3-hydroxyacyl-CoA dehydrogenase family protein; the protein is MHVVILGVGPVGRALARACADSGSSVTLCGEDANAVLDAVDSLSSPDADGTTDLTGAVGDADVVVETRTDAVEPTRERLADVEDAAPGETQLLVTVESTAVTSLAVALREPDRLVGLHSTVPVGWDGPIEVVVPEGASEQRVAAAESFVERLGWQPLRVHDGPGFVADRLRLAQQVEAIRTYDQGVADPATIDRTMTLSGGADIGPLELADRQGLDTVLAALERLASDLGPRFEPPATLVERVEDGRLGRVSGDGFYEWNDDQPTNLTDE